A section of the Diabrotica virgifera virgifera chromosome 8, PGI_DIABVI_V3a genome encodes:
- the LOC126890390 gene encoding uncharacterized protein LOC126890390, which translates to MLSECKLNLPNNEKLPGRAMAVPYVFLGDDAFPLSPNLMKPYPGTQEKGSQGRIFNYRLSRARRVSENVFGILSARFRVFRKIMLLEPTKAETIVTACICLHNYLRKKKSRTTYTPPGTFDSEDKDSGNIISGAWRNEMQNNMPFHSFDKRARKSSSAAKDVRQEFAEFFMTEQGNIPWQNDY; encoded by the coding sequence ATGTTGTCCGAATGTAAACTTAATCTACCTAATAATGAAAAGCTTCCTGGTAGAGCCATGGCTGTTCCTTATGTTTTTCTGGGTGACGATGCTTTTCCATTGTCACCAAATTTGATGAAACCTTATCCAGGTACCCAAGAAAAAGGATCACAGggaagaatatttaattatagaCTATCAAGAGCGCGAAGGGTATCAGAGAATGTGTTCGGAATATTATCTGCACGATTTCGAGTTTTCAGAAAAATAATGTTACTTGAACCAACGAAAGCGGAGACAATTGTGACTGCTtgtatttgtttacataattatttaagaaaaaaaaaatcaaggaCCACCTACACTCCACCTGGAACTTTCGATTCTGAAGACAAAGACAGTGGTAATATTATTTCTGGAGCTTGGAGGAACGAGATGCAAAACAATATGCCATTCCATAGTTTCGATAAGAGAGCTCGGAAATCAAGTAGTGCTGCGAAAGATGTGAGACAAGAA